In the Phaseolus vulgaris cultivar G19833 chromosome 7, P. vulgaris v2.0, whole genome shotgun sequence genome, one interval contains:
- the LOC137828987 gene encoding uncharacterized protein: MGPRQCKVCNEAPSKYKCPSCYIPYCSLGCFKKHKELPCVKPQPLLETITTAVSESHVVVEETSEVLQKFQLEAIASSSEIRDSLNDKALQELICRIDSSSNAEDELDKAMAEEAFRLLTEKILSTINP, translated from the exons ATGGGTCCTCGACAGTGTAAAGTCTGCAACGAAGCTCCGTCCAAGTACAAGTGTCCTTCATGCTACATACCTTA TTGTTCACTGGGCTGTTTCAAGAAACACAAAG AATTGCCATGTGTCAAGCCGCAACCTTTATTAGAGACCATAACAA CCGCTGTTTCAGAATCACATGTAGTTGTTGAGGAAACAAGTGAGGTGTTGCAAAAATTCCAACTGGAGGCCATAG CCTCTTCCAGTGAGATTCGTGATTCTTTGAATGATAAAGCCCTTCAAGAACTAATTTGTCGTATTGATTCTTCCTCAAATGCAGAGGAC GAACTTGATAAGGCTATGGCAGAGGAGGCATTTCGCTTGCTCACTGAAAAG ATTTTATCAACCATCAATCCCTAA